The Lycium barbarum isolate Lr01 chromosome 9, ASM1917538v2, whole genome shotgun sequence genome has a segment encoding these proteins:
- the LOC132610145 gene encoding uncharacterized protein LOC132610145: MGEKGLQTPAKKLFLWVRKQSKKVKTVLGFVTCLTLLVTLRLLIHDHNHFFVLAELVHFIGILCLIYKLSTLKTCSGLSLKSQVLTAIFLAARVLCSFIMEGDIHTILDFVTLVATLWVIYMMKFKLKSSYMADLDTMHCWYLIVPCAVAALFIHPATAHFFPFRVLWAFCVYMESISVLPQLRMMQNVQIIEPFTAHYVFALGVARFLGCAHWINQIYDTRGVYLFLAGRGYFWIPMVFLAEIVQTFILADFCYYYVKSVISGKLLVRLPQPV, translated from the exons ATGGGTGAGAAGGGTTTGCAAACCCCTGCAAAAAAACTGTTTTTATGGGTTAGAAAACAGTCAAAAAAGGTTAAAACTGTATTAGGTTTCGTTACGTGTCTGACGTTGTTGGTTACTTTAAGATTACTCATACATGATCACAATCACTTCTTTGTTTTGGCTGAGCTTGTTCATTTCATTGGAATCTTATGTTTGATTTACAAGTTATCTACTCTCAAAACTTGCTCAG GCCTGTCACTGAAGAGTCAAGTGCTTACGGCGATATTTCTGGCTGCAAGAGTATTGTGTAGTTTCATCATGGAAGGAGATATACACACCATTCTAGATTTTGTTACACTCGTGGCAACATTGTGGGTAATATATATGATGAAGTTCAAGTTGAAGTCGTCATACATGGCAGATCTGGATACTATGCATTGTTGGTATTTG ATCGTGCCTTGCGCTGTTGCAGCCCTTTTTATCCATCCTGCTACGGCTCATTTTTTCCCCTTCCGGGTTCTCTGggcattttgtgtatatatggagTCTATCTCGGTGCTGCCTCAGCTTCGCATGATGCAGAATGTCCAG ATAATTGAGCCATTTACAGCTCATTATGTGTTTGCATTGGGTGTTGCAAGATTCTTGGGCTGTGCTCATTGGATTAATCAG ATCTATGACACTCGCGGAGTATATCTTTTTTTGGCTGGACGGGGCTACTTTTGGATACCAATGGTCTTTTTGGCAGAAATTGTTCAAACATTTATCTTGGCAGATTTCTGCTACTATTACGTAAAGAG TGTTATCAGCGGTAAACTTCTGGTCCGCCTGCCACAGCCGGTGTAG
- the LOC132610950 gene encoding uncharacterized protein LOC132610950, with product MGEKELQIPSKKLFLWVQRQSKKAKIFLGVVTSFTLVVILKLFIRKHNHFFVLAEFVHFIGLLCLIYKLSTLKTCSGLSLKTQVLTATFLGVRLFCGYIMVAPAHFFLDIVTLAATFWVKHMMKSKLKSSYMADLDTVPIWYLIVPCAIVAVIIHPITRHAILLDVLWAFSAYLEAISVLPQLRLMQNVQIIEPFTAHYVFALGIQRFLSCAHWIVQVYDTRGAYLYLAGRGYLWIPMIFVSEIVQTFILADFCYYYIKSVMSGQLLVRRSTPV from the exons ATGGGTGAGAAGGAGTTGCAAATTCCATCAAAGAAGCTGTTCTTATGGGTTCAAAGGCAGTCAAAAAAGGCTAAGATTTTCTTAGGTGTTGTCACTTCATTTACTTTGGTGGTGATTCTCAAGTTATTCATCAGAAAACACAATCACTTCTTCGTTTTGGCAGAGTTTGTTCATTTCATTGGACTCTTATGTTTGATTTACAAGTTGTCTACTCTCAAGACTTGCTCTG GCCTTTCATTGAAGACTCAAGTGCTTACAGCTACATTTTTAGGTGTAAGATTATTTTGTGGTTACATCATGGTAGCACCTGCACACTTCTTTCTAGATATTGTTACACTTGCTGCAACATTTTGGGTCAAGCATATGATGAAGTCCAAGTTGAAGTCTTCCTACATGGCAGATCTGGATACCGTGCCCATATGGTATTTG ATTGTGCCTTGTGCAATTGTAGCAGTCATAATCCATCCGATTACGCGTCATGCTATATTACTTGATGTGCTTTGGGCTTTTTCTGCATATTTAGAAGCCATCTCAGTCTTGCCTCAACTTAGATTAATGCAGAATGTTCAG ATAATCGAGCCATTTACAGCCCATTATGTGTTTGCATTGGGTATTCAAAGATTCTTGAGTTGTGCTCATTGGATTGTTCAG GTATATGACACTCGTGGAGCGTATCTATATTTAGCTGGAAGGGGATACTTGTGGATACCAATGATCTTTGTATCAGAAATTGTTCAAACTTTTATTTTggctgatttctgctattattaCATAAAGAG TGTCATGAGTGGTCAACTTTTGGTCCGTCGGTCAACGCCTGTGTAA